A single Silvibacterium dinghuense DNA region contains:
- a CDS encoding SIS domain-containing protein has product MNGYTEQYLEEAKQTLSLLSFQAIEQVVEILSRTRDRGGRIFFLGVGGSAANASHAAADFRKICGIESYSVSDNTAELTARSNDESWLRAYAGWLEASRLRSTDTLFVLSVGGGDEEKGLSLNLIEALRLGQRRGANIVGIVGRQGGYTAQVADAFVLVPTVAESSVTAHAESAQGTLWHLMVNHPRLKQNEPQWEKTCMACSERSFSIATA; this is encoded by the coding sequence ATGAACGGCTATACGGAGCAATATCTTGAGGAGGCGAAGCAGACACTCTCACTGCTGAGCTTCCAGGCCATCGAGCAGGTTGTAGAAATTCTCAGCCGCACGCGGGATCGCGGAGGAAGGATCTTCTTTCTCGGCGTGGGAGGTAGCGCCGCCAATGCCAGCCATGCCGCGGCAGACTTCCGCAAGATCTGCGGCATCGAATCCTATTCCGTTTCCGACAATACGGCCGAGTTGACCGCCCGCAGCAACGACGAGAGCTGGCTGCGCGCCTACGCGGGTTGGCTGGAGGCCAGCCGCCTGCGCTCCACAGACACGCTCTTCGTTCTCTCCGTCGGCGGAGGCGATGAGGAAAAAGGGCTGAGCCTGAACCTGATCGAGGCTCTGCGGCTCGGCCAGCGGCGTGGCGCAAATATCGTCGGCATTGTCGGACGTCAGGGCGGCTATACCGCCCAGGTCGCCGATGCTTTCGTGCTGGTGCCTACGGTTGCGGAGAGCTCCGTAACCGCCCACGCCGAATCCGCCCAGGGGACGCTATGGCACCTCATGGTGAACCACCCGCGATTGAAACAGAACGAGCCGCAGTGGGAGAAAACATGCATGGCCTGCAGCGAGCGATCTTTCTCGATCGCGACGGCGTAA
- a CDS encoding transglycosylase SLT domain-containing protein — protein MAAAEFSHCSKWAKAGSGAALLLAATLVLSSHLGAQTISHKKKSTHHAASASAEKKSTGHASGHSAARTSEHSHAAAIRKAAMRRHPRRPLTARQIAVSHKLQQAFVASSQLRPMAQQLAVMRTPAAYDGVAAYAHAHTGEAAATAYLAMGHAYLLDHKYADAVTAFTSANRVGDALDDYADYLTAQAYLQSNQLPQAESVLSSFSSKHPDSIFVASIPVLEANLYIQEGDPQSALRVLNAHRSEPLAGKADFQLADAKAQLMAGNAAQATQLFRHIYLSYPLSPEAAAARTQLASSGALTALPASERRSHADALYNAGRYDPAAEEYRSLANDPSLDASGHNAMLVAAAACDWKLKRLNASELMRLPDTSDDAGARRQYLLMELARDKDDGETQRSIVESMKARFPSSPWLAEALYSSGNMYLLRKDFPTAIGYYSELARRFPKSCESPHSGPCSNYSPSAHWRAAWLTYRQGDVTTAARMFDEQIAQYAGGKEIPSALYWRARVYEDNRQYAEAAKYYRTLTRVYRHYYYAELAQEHLAHLSQLDPSLSLQTASANVSAQPTQIPSLDALQPEDIPELSADVPDQDPHLVKAKLLANAGLNEYIPAEIRAADGSDSWGAFAEASIYAAYGETSHAMRLMKRAVPFYTSAPVNSMPMAYWRILFPQSYWLEIKGAAAANGLDPIMIASLIRQETEFNPNAVSNKSAYGLMQLLPSVGKQMAHEEGMGRFSTEDLLDPGTNIRLGARYLKQTLDKFGDKPEYAFAAYNAGDNRVLDWQSSGRYRDMDEFVESIPFTETREYVQAIIRNEEIYRELEKAQGGHAATNN, from the coding sequence TTGGCAGCCGCGGAGTTTTCACATTGCAGCAAATGGGCGAAGGCCGGAAGCGGAGCAGCGCTGCTGCTCGCGGCTACGCTCGTCCTCTCATCGCACCTGGGTGCGCAGACCATCTCGCATAAGAAGAAATCGACGCATCACGCGGCTTCTGCCTCGGCTGAGAAGAAATCGACAGGGCATGCATCCGGCCACTCTGCAGCCCGGACCTCCGAGCACAGCCATGCCGCGGCTATCCGCAAGGCAGCCATGCGCCGTCATCCGCGGCGCCCTCTGACCGCGCGGCAGATCGCGGTCAGCCATAAGCTGCAGCAGGCTTTTGTCGCCTCCTCGCAGCTGCGCCCGATGGCCCAGCAGCTGGCAGTCATGCGCACGCCGGCCGCTTATGACGGCGTTGCCGCCTATGCGCATGCGCATACCGGCGAAGCTGCGGCGACGGCTTACCTGGCCATGGGGCACGCCTACCTGCTCGATCACAAGTACGCGGATGCCGTGACCGCTTTTACTTCGGCGAACCGTGTCGGCGATGCGCTCGACGATTACGCGGATTACCTGACCGCGCAGGCGTATCTGCAGAGCAACCAGCTTCCGCAGGCCGAGTCCGTGCTGAGCAGCTTTAGCTCCAAGCATCCGGATTCCATCTTTGTTGCGAGTATCCCGGTTCTTGAAGCGAACCTCTATATCCAGGAAGGCGATCCGCAGTCCGCGCTGCGTGTTCTGAATGCCCATCGTTCTGAGCCGCTGGCCGGCAAAGCTGATTTTCAGCTTGCCGATGCGAAGGCGCAGCTGATGGCCGGCAATGCCGCGCAGGCGACGCAGCTCTTCCGTCATATTTATCTGAGCTATCCGCTCTCGCCTGAGGCTGCTGCCGCGCGCACGCAGCTCGCCTCTTCCGGAGCTCTTACTGCATTGCCCGCCTCCGAGCGCCGCAGCCATGCGGATGCACTCTATAACGCCGGACGTTATGATCCTGCGGCGGAAGAATACCGCTCACTGGCCAATGATCCGAGCCTGGATGCCTCCGGGCACAATGCCATGCTGGTGGCCGCTGCGGCCTGCGACTGGAAGCTCAAGCGCCTGAATGCGTCAGAGCTCATGCGTCTTCCCGACACTTCGGACGACGCAGGCGCGCGTCGCCAATACCTGCTCATGGAACTGGCCCGCGATAAGGACGATGGCGAGACGCAGCGCTCGATCGTCGAGAGCATGAAGGCCCGCTTCCCCTCGAGCCCGTGGCTGGCCGAAGCGCTCTACTCGAGCGGCAACATGTATCTGCTGCGCAAGGATTTCCCGACCGCCATCGGCTATTATTCCGAGCTGGCGAGACGGTTCCCGAAGTCGTGCGAATCTCCGCACTCCGGTCCCTGCTCGAATTACTCTCCGAGCGCGCACTGGCGCGCTGCATGGCTCACCTATCGGCAGGGGGATGTCACCACGGCCGCGCGTATGTTCGATGAGCAGATTGCACAGTACGCCGGTGGCAAGGAGATTCCTTCGGCTCTCTATTGGCGTGCCCGCGTCTATGAGGACAATCGCCAGTATGCCGAAGCGGCCAAGTATTACCGCACTCTTACCCGCGTTTATCGCCACTATTACTATGCCGAGCTTGCGCAGGAGCACCTGGCTCATCTCTCCCAACTCGATCCTTCGCTGTCGCTGCAGACCGCTTCTGCGAACGTGAGCGCGCAGCCTACGCAGATCCCGAGCCTCGATGCGCTTCAGCCCGAGGATATTCCCGAGCTTTCTGCCGATGTACCCGATCAGGACCCGCATCTGGTCAAGGCCAAGCTGCTGGCCAACGCCGGACTTAATGAGTACATCCCTGCCGAGATTCGCGCCGCTGACGGCAGCGATTCATGGGGCGCGTTCGCGGAAGCATCCATCTATGCTGCGTACGGTGAAACGTCGCATGCCATGCGCCTGATGAAGCGTGCTGTGCCCTTTTATACCTCGGCGCCGGTCAATTCGATGCCCATGGCTTACTGGCGCATTCTCTTTCCGCAGTCCTACTGGCTGGAGATTAAAGGCGCTGCCGCTGCCAACGGTCTTGATCCCATCATGATCGCCTCGCTCATCCGCCAGGAGACGGAGTTCAACCCCAATGCCGTCTCGAACAAGAGCGCTTATGGACTGATGCAGCTACTGCCGAGCGTGGGCAAACAGATGGCGCATGAAGAGGGCATGGGACGCTTCAGCACCGAGGATCTGCTCGATCCGGGGACGAATATCCGTCTCGGCGCCCGCTATCTCAAGCAGACCCTCGATAAGTTCGGCGACAAACCCGAATATGCTTTTGCCGCTTACAACGCCGGCGACAACCGTGTCCTCGACTGGCAGTCCAGCGGCCGTTACCGCGATATGGACGAGTTTGTCGAATCCATCCCCTTTACGGAAACCCGCGAGTACGTCCAGGCCATTATCCGCAACGAAGAGATTTACCGTGAGCTGGAGAAGGCGCAGGGCGGACACGCAGCTACGAATAACTAG
- a CDS encoding 3'-5' exoribonuclease YhaM family protein, which translates to MKEPSVAELAKYENRSITAYFAVTAKQVRSKKDGAPYFSLTLADRTGQAEGVMWETSGAGEFSTGDIVKVHCQVGRYRDKIQLTLERIRVAEPGSYQLSDFVPSTVYNIDDLWARLNGYVASFTDPYLHALLGSFLDDPEFSAAFREAPAAKGMHHAWIGGLLEHVVSLLGIADLAAGHYPVHRDLLLTGAILHDIGKLYELRWGATFDYTLEGQLLGHITMGVNLIDKRIDAIPGFPPALRVLVEHIVLSHHGKYEFGSPKLPMIPEAILLHYLDDMDAKMQTIQSEFERTVAAGRTPGEMTDYVRAMERPLLDTKAFLAKSGVPSLALEPAAVPVPPSAGNESVVVAEVAESVAVTPVPESEDDEPEEHKAAAEVSESVIEPQFGLFGS; encoded by the coding sequence ATGAAAGAGCCCTCTGTCGCCGAGCTGGCGAAGTACGAGAACCGAAGCATCACCGCGTACTTCGCCGTTACGGCGAAACAGGTCCGCAGCAAGAAGGACGGCGCCCCTTACTTTTCCCTCACCCTCGCCGACCGTACCGGTCAGGCGGAAGGGGTGATGTGGGAGACCTCGGGGGCCGGCGAATTCTCCACTGGCGACATTGTCAAGGTCCACTGCCAGGTTGGCCGCTACCGCGACAAGATCCAGCTCACACTTGAGCGTATCCGTGTCGCTGAGCCCGGCAGCTATCAGCTCTCCGATTTCGTCCCCAGCACGGTGTACAACATCGACGACCTGTGGGCCAGGCTCAATGGCTACGTCGCCAGCTTCACCGATCCGTATCTCCACGCCCTGCTCGGCTCGTTTCTCGATGATCCGGAGTTCTCTGCGGCCTTTCGCGAGGCTCCAGCGGCCAAGGGCATGCACCATGCCTGGATCGGCGGCCTGCTCGAGCACGTGGTCTCGCTGCTCGGCATCGCCGATCTCGCCGCCGGCCACTATCCCGTCCATCGCGACTTACTGCTGACCGGCGCGATCCTGCACGATATCGGCAAACTCTACGAGCTGCGTTGGGGCGCGACGTTCGATTACACCCTCGAAGGTCAGCTCCTCGGCCACATCACCATGGGCGTCAACCTGATCGACAAGCGTATCGACGCCATCCCCGGCTTTCCGCCGGCACTTCGCGTCCTGGTCGAGCACATCGTCCTCAGCCATCACGGCAAGTACGAGTTCGGCTCACCCAAGCTCCCCATGATTCCCGAGGCGATCCTGCTGCATTACCTCGACGACATGGATGCCAAGATGCAGACCATCCAGTCGGAGTTCGAGCGCACCGTCGCCGCTGGACGGACTCCGGGCGAAATGACGGACTACGTCCGCGCCATGGAGCGGCCGCTGCTCGATACAAAGGCGTTTCTGGCGAAGAGCGGCGTGCCGTCGCTCGCCTTGGAGCCTGCAGCCGTTCCGGTGCCGCCATCCGCTGGGAATGAGTCGGTTGTCGTGGCCGAAGTTGCGGAGAGCGTTGCCGTCACGCCTGTTCCGGAAAGTGAAGACGATGAGCCCGAAGAGCACAAAGCCGCTGCTGAGGTTTCTGAGTCTGTGATCGAACCGCAGTTCGGCTTGTTCGGTTCCTGA
- a CDS encoding glycosyltransferase family 2 protein — protein sequence MPESLFSRAGSMHGHADRPREADITVVIPTHQRPELLRRALMSVLRQSYSALEVIVVSDGDDGSDAQAIVDEFRDRRLRVVPLWLRRGGAQARNIGVRMARTPWIAFLDDDDEWHPEKLARQMQATRTMQVEFPVISSQSLVQSNTRAWISPERAFQADEAISDFLFCRSRFIDGAQYMQTSSLLVPQELLLKIPFRPHLRRHQDWDWLLRAAKQPGVAFHMVAQPLSIFHVEEGRNSVGRGQDWEFSHAWATEMRHGFTPRAYSFFLATECVSRAVKSRAGWKAYAPLIRDYFLSGRPTVRSLLTLAGFLFVPPPVQTRIRRAARTRLQPSESSTENAMTPQEIGSLGSPAITTHS from the coding sequence ATGCCTGAGTCCCTCTTCAGCCGAGCCGGCTCGATGCACGGTCATGCTGACCGGCCCAGGGAGGCCGACATCACGGTTGTAATCCCGACGCATCAGCGTCCGGAGCTTCTGCGGCGGGCTCTCATGAGCGTCCTGCGACAGAGCTACAGCGCACTGGAGGTCATCGTGGTCTCCGACGGAGACGACGGCTCGGATGCACAGGCCATTGTCGATGAGTTCCGCGACAGACGGCTGCGTGTCGTGCCTCTATGGCTGCGAAGAGGCGGCGCACAGGCGCGCAACATTGGCGTCCGAATGGCAAGAACGCCCTGGATCGCCTTCCTTGACGATGACGATGAGTGGCACCCGGAAAAACTCGCACGACAGATGCAGGCCACCCGGACGATGCAGGTGGAATTTCCCGTGATCTCTTCGCAGAGCCTGGTGCAATCGAACACCCGCGCATGGATATCTCCCGAACGCGCCTTTCAGGCAGACGAAGCGATCAGCGATTTCCTCTTCTGCCGCAGCCGCTTTATCGATGGAGCCCAGTACATGCAGACCTCGTCTCTGCTGGTGCCGCAGGAGCTGCTGTTAAAGATTCCATTCCGCCCTCATCTGCGGCGCCACCAGGACTGGGACTGGCTTCTGCGTGCGGCCAAGCAGCCAGGAGTAGCATTCCACATGGTGGCGCAGCCGCTGAGTATCTTCCATGTGGAGGAGGGCAGAAACAGCGTCGGTCGAGGACAGGACTGGGAGTTCTCGCACGCCTGGGCGACAGAGATGCGGCACGGATTCACTCCCCGGGCCTATTCCTTCTTCCTGGCCACCGAATGCGTCTCCCGCGCCGTCAAGAGCCGGGCCGGCTGGAAGGCCTACGCGCCGCTGATCCGCGATTACTTCCTGTCCGGACGGCCCACCGTGCGCTCCCTGCTGACGCTGGCCGGCTTTCTCTTCGTACCGCCTCCGGTACAGACGCGGATACGGCGCGCAGCCCGTACGCGGCTGCAGCCATCCGAATCCAGCACAGAAAATGCCATGACGCCTCAGGAGATCGGCAGCCTCGGCTCTCCTGCCATCACCACGCACAGCTAA
- a CDS encoding S41 family peptidase has product MSSRARRTLLSLIVFFTACGVAGMFISQKVGAQSSTDESAFRDSLKKFTDVYQVVADNYAEPLTGDKPDDVIYDGAIPSMLHTLDPHSNFYDPKSYAKMREDQHGRYFGVGMTIQQQNNKIIVVYPSEGTPAFKAGIRPGDLIVSVDGKPTEGLDTSAVADLLKGPKGTHVHLTVTREGAASPLTFDLVRDDISHPSIDLKYEIRPGVLYIHITQFQETTGREFSDAIDQAGDIKGLLLDLRGNPGGLLTEAVSVCDKLLNKGQLIVSQRGRAYPEQSYRAQHGNGGHVFPVVVLVNHGTASAAEIVSGALQDHDRAIISGEITFGKGLVQTVYPLSDNTGLALTTYHYYTPSGRLIQRNYNGVSLYDYYYNHGQPQNNKDREVKLTDSGRTVYGGGGITPDDDITTPKANHFQELLAAHNVFFNYTKHYFINHTVDKNFQVDDAVMTDFKQFLTAQNISYTDQDLNGVDDWLKTNIKAYLFGTQFGETQRLRIEADWDPMIAKALTYMPQAEALEQTALKDAAAKQTAQNSPTE; this is encoded by the coding sequence ATGTCTTCACGCGCCCGTCGCACGCTTCTCTCCCTCATTGTCTTTTTCACTGCCTGCGGTGTAGCGGGCATGTTCATCAGCCAGAAGGTGGGAGCGCAGTCTTCGACCGACGAATCGGCATTCCGCGACAGCCTCAAGAAGTTCACCGATGTCTATCAGGTGGTTGCGGATAACTACGCCGAACCCCTGACCGGCGACAAGCCGGACGATGTGATCTACGACGGGGCCATTCCGTCGATGCTGCATACGCTCGACCCGCACTCGAACTTCTACGATCCGAAGTCCTACGCGAAGATGCGCGAGGACCAGCACGGCCGCTATTTCGGCGTGGGCATGACGATCCAGCAGCAGAACAACAAGATCATCGTCGTCTATCCCTCCGAAGGCACGCCGGCCTTCAAGGCCGGTATCCGCCCCGGCGACCTGATCGTTTCCGTGGATGGCAAACCGACCGAGGGCCTGGATACTTCAGCCGTGGCCGACCTTCTGAAGGGCCCCAAGGGCACGCATGTGCACCTCACCGTCACGCGTGAGGGTGCGGCCTCTCCGCTGACTTTCGACCTGGTGCGCGACGATATTTCGCATCCCTCGATCGATCTCAAGTATGAAATTCGTCCGGGCGTGCTCTACATCCACATTACGCAATTCCAGGAGACGACAGGCCGCGAATTTTCGGACGCCATCGACCAGGCCGGCGACATCAAAGGCCTGCTGCTTGATCTGCGCGGCAACCCCGGCGGCCTGCTGACCGAAGCGGTATCGGTCTGCGACAAGCTGCTCAACAAAGGACAGCTCATCGTCTCACAGCGCGGCCGCGCCTATCCGGAGCAGAGCTATCGCGCTCAGCATGGCAACGGCGGACATGTCTTCCCCGTCGTCGTGCTGGTGAATCACGGCACCGCCTCGGCGGCGGAGATTGTCTCCGGCGCGCTGCAGGACCATGACCGCGCCATCATCTCCGGCGAGATCACCTTCGGCAAAGGACTGGTGCAGACGGTCTATCCGCTCTCGGACAACACCGGCCTGGCATTGACGACCTACCACTACTACACGCCCAGCGGACGCCTGATCCAGCGCAATTACAACGGCGTGTCTTTGTACGACTACTACTACAATCACGGCCAGCCGCAGAACAACAAGGACCGCGAGGTCAAGCTGACCGACTCGGGCAGAACGGTCTACGGCGGCGGCGGCATCACGCCGGACGACGATATTACGACCCCCAAGGCGAACCACTTCCAGGAATTGCTCGCCGCGCACAACGTCTTTTTCAACTACACCAAGCATTACTTCATCAACCATACGGTCGATAAAAACTTCCAGGTGGATGATGCGGTCATGACCGACTTCAAGCAGTTCCTGACGGCGCAGAACATCAGCTATACCGACCAGGATCTGAACGGCGTGGACGACTGGCTGAAGACCAATATCAAGGCGTATCTCTTCGGCACGCAATTCGGCGAGACGCAGCGCCTGCGCATCGAAGCCGACTGGGATCCGATGATCGCCAAGGCCCTGACCTACATGCCGCAGGCTGAAGCGCTGGAGCAGACGGCACTCAAGGATGCGGCGGCAAAACAGACGGCGCAAAACTCGCCTACCGAATAA
- the poxB gene encoding ubiquinone-dependent pyruvate dehydrogenase, translated as MAIVAEVLVETLAKAGVERVWGVTGDSLNGITNAIRTTKGLAWMHVRHEESAAFAAGAEAHLTGTLAVCAGSCGPGNLHLINGLYDCHRSRVPVLAIAAQIPSQEVGSNYFQETSPEHLFKECSHYVGVITQAEQMPTVLGIAMRTALTKRGVAVIVLSGDVALRKCPSPALELGILTSQSAVVPSLAELEQAASILNSAKKVVILGGAGCQGSHTELLATAAKLKSPIVHALRGKEFIEYDNPYDVGMTGLLGFSSGYHAMMNCDALLMLGTDFPYRQFYPPKAKIIQIDVRGEQIGRRTDVALGLVGTVKETLDKLQPLLEDKRDASYLEKCRDHYAKTRADLDDLAVGEPGKKPIHPQFVAKVLDEVAADDAVFAFDVGTPTIWAARYLHMNGKRRLLGSLNHGSMANALPQALGAQAAYPGRQVITLSGDGGLAMLLGDLLTLRQHSLPVKLVVFHNDTLGFVELEMKAAGLVDFGTELVNPNFAELANTTGVLGIHVESPEELEPALRKALAHNGPTLVDVVVNRQELSMPPTISAQEALGFSLYMLRAVMSGRGDEVIDLAKTNLFR; from the coding sequence ATGGCAATTGTGGCGGAAGTTCTGGTTGAGACACTCGCAAAGGCTGGCGTGGAACGCGTGTGGGGCGTAACCGGCGATTCACTGAACGGGATCACGAATGCGATCCGCACGACCAAAGGGCTCGCTTGGATGCACGTGCGCCATGAGGAGTCTGCAGCCTTCGCGGCAGGAGCCGAGGCGCACCTGACAGGGACACTGGCCGTCTGCGCCGGCAGCTGCGGACCGGGTAATCTGCACCTGATCAACGGCCTCTACGACTGCCATCGCAGCCGCGTGCCGGTGCTGGCCATCGCCGCGCAGATTCCCAGCCAGGAAGTGGGTTCGAACTACTTTCAGGAGACCAGCCCGGAGCACCTCTTCAAGGAATGCAGCCACTACGTAGGCGTCATCACGCAGGCTGAGCAGATGCCGACCGTACTGGGAATCGCGATGCGCACGGCGCTCACCAAACGTGGGGTCGCGGTCATTGTGCTCTCCGGCGACGTGGCGCTGCGCAAGTGTCCGTCCCCGGCGCTCGAGCTTGGCATCCTCACCTCGCAGTCCGCTGTCGTACCCTCGCTAGCAGAGCTCGAACAGGCCGCATCGATCCTGAATAGTGCAAAGAAGGTGGTGATTCTTGGCGGCGCGGGCTGCCAGGGATCGCATACGGAGCTGCTGGCTACGGCAGCAAAGCTGAAATCACCGATCGTACATGCCCTGCGCGGCAAGGAGTTCATCGAGTACGACAACCCGTATGACGTCGGCATGACCGGGCTGCTCGGTTTCTCCTCTGGCTATCACGCCATGATGAACTGCGACGCGCTGCTGATGCTGGGCACGGACTTCCCCTACCGGCAGTTCTATCCGCCGAAAGCAAAGATCATCCAGATCGATGTGCGCGGCGAGCAGATCGGCCGCCGCACCGATGTGGCGCTGGGTCTCGTCGGCACCGTAAAGGAGACGCTCGACAAGCTGCAGCCGCTGCTCGAGGACAAGAGGGACGCCTCGTATCTCGAGAAATGCCGCGATCACTATGCGAAGACGCGCGCGGACCTCGACGATCTGGCTGTCGGCGAACCGGGGAAGAAGCCGATCCATCCACAATTTGTCGCGAAGGTTCTTGATGAAGTCGCCGCAGATGACGCTGTCTTTGCCTTCGATGTGGGCACGCCAACCATCTGGGCCGCGCGCTACCTGCACATGAACGGCAAGCGCCGCCTGCTGGGCTCGCTGAATCATGGATCGATGGCCAATGCCCTGCCCCAAGCGCTCGGCGCGCAGGCAGCTTATCCCGGGCGGCAGGTGATTACGCTCTCCGGCGACGGCGGCCTCGCCATGCTGCTCGGCGATCTGCTCACCCTGCGTCAGCATAGTCTGCCGGTCAAGCTGGTGGTCTTCCACAACGACACGCTGGGTTTTGTCGAACTCGAAATGAAAGCCGCCGGCCTGGTCGACTTCGGCACCGAGCTGGTGAATCCCAACTTTGCCGAACTGGCGAACACCACAGGCGTTCTGGGTATACATGTCGAGTCGCCCGAAGAACTGGAGCCTGCGCTGCGCAAGGCTCTCGCACACAACGGCCCGACGCTGGTCGATGTCGTCGTCAATCGACAGGAACTCTCCATGCCGCCGACAATCTCCGCGCAGGAAGCCCTCGGCTTCAGCCTCTACATGTTGCGCGCCGTGATGAGCGGCCGCGGTGACGAGGTCATCGACCTGGCGAAGACGAATTTGTTTCGGTAG
- a CDS encoding peptidylprolyl isomerase produces the protein MTLRFPTHRIACAVLAASLAVPTLHPAFAQTKQPAQDASPYQGEVVEDIVARVNDQVISRSDYERAEQDLENQARQQNWTQQQLFEQKHDMLRDLIDRQLLLSKAKELDITGETELVKRLDEMRKQNNLPTLEALQKAAEDQGVSWEDFKQSIRNQIIAQQVIRQEVGQHVNVTPSELQAYYNDHKQDFEQPEQVQVSEILISTANPDDAAQVAAAQKKTDDLYNQLKNGGDFAALAKADSGGPTAAQGGELGEFKRGALFPSSKDLEDKVFALQSGQFTEPIRTRQGFAILKVTEHTPAGVQPYKDVEPQVEDAVGMAKMGPAMREYLTHLREDAYINIKSGYEDSGASPNEMKPIFSAYEPPKPKKKKKVVRARFHQRGRSAGVAAPETETASAPAGAAPPAGTPSLADVPQGNAPAASATATAAPAATGKTRKQQEASAKATAKSSTMKAGKKEKIRFGQAPRETLPSAPTKTEDAGATADTSTQTGTGNTSNLKVVNPDGSAAAPEQVEEKKVKSRYSAHKSEPKKKKVDPFAPEAPSSDEVATRQQQRKALGLNGDTSKVKKVDDSKTGPKRRMKDRKKKNSDQNQSQPQAPAPAQPASNPAPAAPSQQN, from the coding sequence ATGACCCTTCGTTTTCCGACGCATCGAATTGCCTGCGCCGTGCTGGCCGCCAGCCTGGCTGTTCCCACTCTCCATCCCGCCTTCGCACAGACGAAGCAGCCTGCACAGGATGCTTCTCCCTACCAGGGCGAGGTCGTCGAGGACATCGTCGCGCGCGTCAATGACCAGGTCATCAGCCGCTCCGACTACGAGCGCGCCGAGCAGGACCTGGAGAACCAGGCCCGCCAGCAGAATTGGACCCAGCAGCAGCTTTTCGAGCAGAAGCACGACATGCTCCGCGACCTGATCGATCGCCAGCTCCTGCTCTCCAAGGCCAAGGAGCTGGACATCACCGGCGAGACCGAGCTGGTCAAGCGCCTCGACGAGATGCGTAAGCAGAACAATCTGCCCACGCTGGAAGCCCTGCAGAAGGCCGCCGAGGATCAGGGCGTCTCCTGGGAAGACTTCAAGCAGAGCATCCGCAACCAGATCATTGCGCAGCAGGTGATCCGCCAGGAAGTCGGCCAGCACGTCAACGTAACGCCCTCCGAGCTGCAGGCCTATTACAACGACCATAAGCAGGACTTTGAGCAGCCGGAGCAGGTCCAGGTCAGCGAAATCCTGATCTCGACTGCGAATCCGGACGATGCTGCCCAGGTGGCGGCGGCGCAGAAGAAGACCGACGACCTCTATAACCAGCTCAAGAACGGCGGTGATTTCGCCGCGCTGGCCAAGGCTGACTCTGGTGGTCCGACGGCAGCACAGGGCGGCGAACTGGGCGAGTTCAAGCGCGGTGCCCTGTTCCCCTCCTCCAAGGACCTGGAAGACAAGGTTTTCGCTCTTCAGAGCGGCCAGTTTACCGAGCCGATCCGCACCCGCCAGGGCTTTGCGATTCTGAAGGTTACCGAGCACACCCCGGCCGGTGTCCAGCCGTACAAGGATGTCGAGCCACAGGTGGAAGACGCGGTCGGCATGGCCAAGATGGGCCCTGCCATGCGTGAATACCTCACCCATCTTCGTGAGGATGCCTATATCAACATCAAGAGCGGCTATGAAGATTCCGGCGCCAGCCCCAACGAGATGAAGCCGATCTTCAGCGCCTACGAGCCGCCGAAGCCCAAGAAGAAGAAGAAGGTTGTCCGCGCCCGCTTCCATCAGCGCGGTCGGAGCGCGGGCGTTGCTGCGCCTGAGACGGAAACCGCTTCGGCTCCGGCCGGGGCTGCGCCGCCAGCCGGTACTCCCTCGCTCGCGGATGTTCCGCAGGGCAATGCTCCGGCTGCATCGGCCACCGCTACCGCGGCTCCCGCTGCAACCGGAAAGACGCGCAAGCAACAGGAAGCCAGTGCAAAGGCTACTGCCAAGTCTTCGACGATGAAGGCGGGCAAGAAGGAGAAGATCCGCTTCGGTCAGGCTCCGCGTGAGACGCTTCCCTCGGCTCCCACCAAGACTGAAGACGCCGGCGCTACCGCCGACACCAGCACGCAGACGGGTACGGGAAACACCTCGAACCTCAAGGTCGTCAACCCGGATGGCTCTGCCGCGGCTCCTGAGCAGGTAGAAGAGAAGAAGGTGAAATCCCGCTATTCGGCGCACAAGTCCGAGCCGAAGAAGAAGAAGGTCGATCCCTTTGCTCCGGAAGCGCCCTCGTCCGACGAGGTTGCCACTCGCCAGCAGCAGCGGAAAGCTCTTGGCCTGAACGGCGATACCTCGAAGGTGAAAAAGGTCGACGATTCCAAGACCGGTCCCAAGCGCCGCATGAAGGACCGGAAGAAGAAGAACAGCGACCAGAATCAGAGCCAGCCGCAGGCCCCCGCGCCTGCCCAGCCGGCCTCCAACCCGGCGCCCGCCGCGCCGTCGCAGCAGAACTAG